ACTTTGACACACTAATTCTTTTCCACtgtctctctttttctctttacttCCCCCCCCCCCTCTCTTGCGATTCCACATATATGATGTAGCTATCTGTGTCATTACAGGTTTGCCCTAATCACATGAAACTACAGATTGATGGAGAGATTGTTGGAGAAAAACCGCTGTCATCAAATAAGGAACCCAGTTCAAATGATTTGAGGAAAATAGTTTTGGCAAATATTGGTGGAGATGGAAATATTTCACACGGTTATGTGTACAATTTTCAAGTTTTCCCTTCTATTTCATCTATTAAAGATCACCATATGAAGGTGATTGGGTAATTATAATTTTGTTCCTTGAAATGGCACCGTAATTTCATTTCAGTTTTGTAATTTCCATATCTCTGAGTATCTGAATTAGGCATAAAACATAAGTTGTTCCTTTCCTGACAACTCTAATGTTTGATGCCAGGATCCTCCTCTAAAGTTATCTATTGATGAGTCATCtgcctctgagattgaagaagaaaGTGATGGTGTTTGGAGCATTGTTGGTGGCAAGGTATGGGATATGTTTTGTTCTAGGCACTTTGTTAATCTATCTGCTGAATGTTTTGAATCATAAGAAGAATGCTCTTGCGGGAGCATGATATTTTCAGTTTGAATATCACTTGCATTATTTATGAGTCTTTTGTACACTAAATTTTTAGCTTACTGCTATCTATACatagttttacattttccttaaATGAGTATTACACAGAAAGAATAGCTTATCTGTaaatgtaaaaataaataataattaaaaacacAACCAATTTTTTAAAGAACTGTTAATATAGctatttatttttatcaatattaGTTTGGTAATAATAAAGCTATTTATTGTTCAGAGAAGTCTAAATCTTGGAAACAACATGAAATTTTGCAACTATAGGATAATATTCAGAGCATAATGCCAACTGAAAAGGAATTTTTCATTACCACTGATAAAAATTCAACCAATGCTTTCTTTCCTCAGTTCCAACCTCTCAAGCTTGATGTCTATTGGGGGACTTAAATGGAATGTCTCCTGTCTGCTGTTGTAACCAGCAGTGGGATCTTCAAGGTGCTTGCAGACTGTACTTGTCCAGTGAAGGGCACATTGACTTAAATGGAATGTCTCCTGTCTGCTGTTGTAACCAGCAGTGGGATCTTCAAGGTGCTTGCAGACTGTACTTGTCCAGTGAAGGGCACATTAACCACTGTATTGTTC
The DNA window shown above is from Arachis ipaensis cultivar K30076 chromosome B08, Araip1.1, whole genome shotgun sequence and carries:
- the LOC110265376 gene encoding uncharacterized protein LOC110265376; protein product: MHDHKRINLLLLLLLHEEAPDTGNINSLTEVAYATVNFEFLLQNWVHIGCEVCPNHMKLQIDGEIVGEKPLSSNKEPSSNDLRKIVLANIGGDGNISHGYVYNFQVFPSISSIKDHHMKDPPLKLSIDESSASEIEEESDGVWSIVGGKWDLQGACRLYLSSEGHIDLNGMSPVCCCNQQWDLQGACRLYLSSEGHINHCIVLMILEKLWHRPFT